A window from Sulfuricurvum sp. encodes these proteins:
- the sucC gene encoding ADP-forming succinate--CoA ligase subunit beta: MNIHEYQAKELFKKYNVPTLRGHIAFTPDEAVKAAQELGGNIWVVKAQIHAGGRGLGGGVKLARSTSEVREMASQILGMQLVTHQTGPEGKLVQKVYIEEGADIKKEYYLGLLLDRALEMPIMMASTEGGMAIEEVAHNTPEKIIKVSIDPLTGFQSFHGRKLAFGLGLPVEEINTFIKFASALYKVYMDHDAEMIEINPLVKTGDGKFLALDAKMGFDNNALYRQSQVNEMRDLSEEEPTEIEAGKFGLSYIKLDGDVGCMVNGAGLAMGTMDTINYEGGKPANFLDVGGSASAETVAKGFDIILKDPNVKAIFVNIFGGIVRCDRVANGIIEATKITNVNVPVIVRLDGTNAIEAAEILNNAGIANIIAATDLADGARKAVAAAKGE; encoded by the coding sequence ATGAATATTCACGAATATCAAGCAAAAGAATTATTCAAAAAGTACAACGTACCGACACTGCGTGGTCACATTGCATTTACGCCCGATGAGGCTGTTAAAGCGGCTCAAGAGCTCGGTGGAAATATTTGGGTTGTCAAAGCTCAAATCCATGCAGGCGGACGCGGTTTAGGCGGCGGTGTTAAACTGGCTCGTTCAACTTCTGAAGTACGTGAAATGGCTTCTCAAATCTTGGGTATGCAACTGGTAACACACCAAACAGGGCCTGAGGGTAAACTTGTTCAAAAAGTCTACATCGAAGAGGGTGCGGATATCAAAAAAGAGTATTATCTTGGGCTCCTTCTTGACCGTGCACTTGAAATGCCGATCATGATGGCTTCTACAGAGGGCGGTATGGCGATCGAAGAGGTTGCACATAACACTCCTGAAAAAATCATCAAAGTGTCTATCGACCCGTTGACCGGTTTCCAATCGTTCCACGGCCGTAAATTGGCATTCGGTTTGGGTCTTCCGGTTGAAGAGATCAATACGTTTATTAAATTTGCATCTGCACTTTATAAAGTATATATGGATCATGATGCCGAAATGATCGAAATCAATCCGTTGGTTAAAACCGGTGACGGTAAATTCTTGGCACTGGATGCTAAAATGGGCTTTGACAACAATGCTCTTTATCGTCAATCTCAAGTCAATGAAATGCGTGATTTGAGCGAAGAAGAACCGACTGAAATCGAAGCGGGTAAATTCGGACTTAGCTATATCAAGCTTGACGGTGATGTCGGATGTATGGTTAACGGTGCCGGTCTTGCGATGGGCACAATGGATACCATCAACTATGAAGGCGGAAAACCGGCTAACTTCTTGGATGTCGGCGGTTCTGCAAGTGCGGAAACGGTTGCCAAAGGGTTTGATATTATTCTCAAAGATCCGAACGTAAAAGCGATTTTTGTCAATATTTTCGGTGGAATCGTACGTTGTGACCGCGTTGCCAACGGGATCATCGAAGCAACAAAAATCACAAACGTCAATGTGCCTGTTATCGTACGACTTGACGGAACTAACGCTATCGAAGCGGCAGAAATTTTGAACAATGCCGGTATCGCGAATATCATAGCGGCAACCGATCTTGCAGACGGTGCGCGCAAAGCCGTTGCAGCAGCTAAGGGAGAGTAA